The window ACCGAAGGACTCCAAGGCTGCTACACCTCAGCCTACTACTTCGAACAACAACACGCCCGCGAACGCCGCTGCCGAGAAGGCTATCCCCAGCGAAGTCAAGTCAAACGGCATAACGGCACCCGAAAAGGGCCCAGCATCGCCTGCCCCTCGTGAGCCTGTGGAGCGCAAGGAGAGCAAAGGACTGTTCATTACAGGTGTCAAGGATGAAGAGGAGGCTAGGGGTCTTCTTGCCGAGGAGGACAGGTCCAAGATTGAGAAGCTTGAGAAGATCAAGCACTTCTTCGTCGCTCACTTCACTTCGCCTACCGACATGCACGCTGCTCTTGGCCGTGTCTCAGCAGACGTTAAGAACGCCAGGGGTGGGCCAGACAAGCCGAGCGTCAAGATCTACAACGAGCGTAGCAACACCCCCAGGTACGGTGCTGGCAGCTGGCAGGCGAGTAGCCGTGGTGGACCCGCAGGCACTGGTGGCTACAGGAGCGGAGGCGCTTCAGACAGCGAGGGTGGTCGCGGCGGACGTGGAGGACGTGGAGGCCGAGGCGGCGCTTTCCGTGGCGGCGAGCGCGGCGACCGTGGTGGTGGTCGCGGCCGTGGAGGACGGGGTGGATTCCGTGGTGGAGCGGGTGAGGGTGGTGCCGCACCAGCAGCGACAGGAGGCGAGTCATAAGTCCATGACGATCCTCCCACCCTTCACGCCCCCATCTCTGATACCCCTTCTTCGGATGTGCTGACGCAGTGAACAGAGCGGGACTGGACCCGTAAGGCTGTTCATGTGTCTTAGCATAATTTTGTTTCTGACGGCGAACTTGTCATACTTCGCCTTAGCGGGCGCTGGGTGTGTTCTTTTCCTTCGTTTCTGtttggcggtggcggtgctGGATGTCAGTGTTTCCGGCGCTTTCTGATCAGCATTTTCCACTTCGAAACGATAGATGGTCTGTCACCCCAAAGAACGAGAAAACTTTGGGCAGGATCAACACGGGATGAAGATCATGTCTTGTCAGAGTATGTATGTAATCGTATGATATGGGGAAAAAAAGCAGGTCAATATGAGCACGTTGTTGCACACCCAATCTGCCGTCAACTGCACGTTGTGATTTTTCTCTCCTTTGCTTCTATGGATGGTTATTGGGATATTGGATATTCGCTTCGTGATTGTTTGCAACGACGCCAATCTCGACGCATCCTACTCGTCGTCCGCCCAGCTCTGACCCTTCTTCATCGGCTCCAGCCCAAACGATTCCACCTTTTTAACACTCGGTCGTGGGGCTGGCTCCTCCGCCTTCTTCTCCGACGCcgctgatgctgatgccgatgctggtgctggtgctgatgCTGGTGCTGACGCTGCTGGCTCGACTTCGCTCCTGAGCTCGGGCTCCAACTTGCGGATATCTTCGTTCTTGTTGTCGCCCTTGCCTTTGATGGAGAACTCCTTGATCTTGGGCGCGTCGGCGGTGGTGCTGGGTGCTGATTTGGGACCAGAGGGTAGCTCTGGGAAGTCTGCATTTGTGGGGGGTTGCTGGGAGGTTTGCTTGTTGCCTCCACGGTGGGCGTGAGGTTCCTGAGCCCGGCTCTCGTGGAGATCGCTTCGGCCTCCTCGTCCGCCGCGCCCGCCTCGCCCTCGTCCACGGCCGCGCTGGGATGTGGAATCGCCGCCGTCATCGAACAGTTCTCTTGGCCCTTCCGGAGCGGCTCTCGGGGCAGAGACCCCGCCGTAGGCTCCGCGCGCTGCGCCTCTTCGGCGTTCCTCTCCTGTCCCGTCGAATCCGTCCTCTTTCTCGATATCCCACTCTCGCCCACCCTGCGCGTTCAGCTTCCTCTGTCTGTTCTTCTCCCGCTCACCCATCATCTGCTGCCGGTCTTTGCGCTCGGCTTTCTGCTTCTCGGCAGCCAGCTTCTTACGCTCGGCGTCTTGCTGCTTGAGCACAGCTTCGCGGGCTTCGAAGGCCGTTGCATCGGCCTCGGCGCGCGCGTGGGCGTTTGCTAGCGCGGCGTTCTTGCTGCGCATTGAGGCTAGCTTGGCACTGAGTTGGGCTTCGGTGAGGCGTGTGCGCTTTGAGCCTCCGGTCAAGGTGCGGTCGCCGCGGACAGAGGCGGTGGTTGGTGCGGAGGGGCCCGTGGGCGCGTCGGCGGGGGCCTCGTTGTTTTCTGTTGTTGTGGCTGCAGCTGCAGTTGTAGGCTCGGGCGCGGGCGAGGCTTCTCTGGCTGCTTCTGCGTCTTTAACTGCCTGCTCCTCGAGACGAATGTCGCCCACTGGACCGCCGCGCCCAcggcctcctcttcctcggcCACGTCCTTCACCTCGACCGCGTCCTTCCCCGCGCCCACGGCCCCGTCCCCGGCCTCCGCGGTCGGCATTTCTGGGTTCGCGTGGTGCTCTTGGTGCAAGGTGTGCTTGCGGCGCAGTCGGTGGTGCAGCCTCTTCAAGCGCAGGGATGAATTCCGGGGCCTCTGCGCCGAGGGTGCTGCTCTGCTCTACAACAGGCTGGGAGATTGGCGTGATGTCGTCATCGAAGAAGAGGTCGTCGGTGCCCGCAGTCTGGGCGAAAGGGTCTATGGAGGGGGTGTCGTACGTCGATTCGTAAGACACGTTGACCGCCTGGGTCGCATAAGCTCTATGGAAAAGGGCTGGAAGTGGTGAGGGCATTCATACAGGTGGTGCTGTGGTAGTCTGCGCAGGCGCTGTTGCTTCTGTTGCTGCTTGGGCCTTTGCAGGCTTCGGCGCTTCCTCTTCACCCTGGGGCGCCCATCTGGATTTAAGCATACTGAGCAGGTGGCGTGGAGAACAACAGGACACAAAAATAGAACGGAAGGTCGTAATAGCCAAAGATTGTGCGGCTCTGTGACTGTAGTGTGCGAGACGTCGTCGACTGCACCATCTATCAACCGATGTCACTAGCTTCCAATTGGCCGGTAGCGAGGACGATGAAAGCAGCTCTCCGCAGCGGAGCTGATTCGCGACATCCCCACGACCACCACCCACGAACTCAACTCAACCCTCGTTGCTCGGTCGCGTGAAGATTGTGCACGGCGTGCCAACTTGAAGCTCTCGGTGTCACTCTGACTTAGGTGACGTGTCCGAAGCCAATTTGCATGGACACTGTTCAACATCTCGATTGAAGATCGTCTGATGTCAGCTTATGATAATGCGGAGAAGCCAGGACGCCTACTGGACGCCCCTCACTTGCCATGCGAACCCCCTCCGCGTACGATGCAGTGCATCAATACTGATATGACACGACACGGTCAAGTGCTGGCGTTCTTCCATCGAGTCAGCTGTCCCAGTACAATTCATCTTCGTCTGCAATCATCGACACCTGTACCAATCCATACGTCTTGACACCACGACGATAAAAGCAGCACAGTACTTTGGCCAGTGCGACATCCGCGTTGTCGACGTGCCCGCCGCAGAACCTCAAGCCCATGAAGCTCTCATCGACATCGAGTGGTGCGGCATTTGTGGCTCCGACTTACACGAATACCTCCACGGGCCCCTCGCATGTCCGCCTCCATCAAATCCTCACCCAGCAACCAAAGAGCATATCCCGGTGACCATGGGCCACGAGTTCACAGGTCGTGTCCTCAGCGCCCCAGCCAACTCAGGACTCGCTCCAGGAACGCCCGTGATAGTAGATCCGCGCATCTTCTGCCGCTCATGCTCAAGGTGTATGGATGGCCACACGCACGGCTGCACAGTGCTCGGTTTCAAAGGGCTATCTGGCACCGGCGGTGGGTTCTCTGAGCGCATCTGTGTGGATGCGAAGATGTGCCATGTCCTTCCTGAGGGTACTGATCTGAGTCTTGCGACACTAATCGAGCCGCTGGCTGTGGCCTGGCATGCATTGGCTACGACTGGACTGAACGATTGGGCCAACAGAAGTGTGCTGATTATCGGCGGCGGGCCGGTGGGGGTAGCCTGTACGATCGTGCTGCGAGCATTTGGCTGCAAGTGCGTCGTCGTGAGTGAGCCGACAGAAGTGCGGCAGAAGCAAAATAAGAAGGTCGCTGATGTAGTGTTGAATCCTATCAAAGACGATGTTGGGGGTCGATGTCGAGAGCTGACGGCAGGAGAGGGTGTCAATGTTGTCCTTGACTGTGCAGGTAATCAGAAGGGTGTTGAGGCTGGTATGGACGCACTGAGGTATAGGGGCATGTACATGAATGTTGCGTTATGGCTTGGATCGCCTGTAAGTCTTTCACACATGACCCCATACCTACGTTATGCTGACACTATGTAGATGCAGATACCTTTCTTCCCTTTTATGCTGAAAGAGATCACGATCAAGTGTTGTCTCGCATACAACGACCAGGAATTCAAAGATGTCGTGGAGGCCTTTGTGGCTGGTACGTATTCGCAAAGTTGGGCACCCAGTTCACCGTTGACCTCGAGCAGGCAAATTCCACGGCATCGAAAGCATGATCTCGAGTAAGATTCACATCGACGATATCGTCGAAAAGGGATTCGAAGAGTTAATCACGAACAAAGACCAACATGTCAAGATCTTAGTAACGTCAGACAAGGCCAAGGTCTGAAGTGACTGTTGCGTGGCGTCAACCTATCATTTTATGAGAATATACTAAATCCGATACTTATATCCTTTCTTTTCCCTCACAGAAAAAGAACGCCTCTTCCCTCTCCCCCAATATCTTTTTCACTGACATCTCAATCGCATAATCACCACCACGCTCCGGCACTCAACACGGGTAACACGCATGTCCCACCGGCGGCAGAATCGGGCCAAACCCCATATGCTCGTAGGACGCTCTAATTGAGAATGAACAAGTAAATGCGAATTGTCGTTCTATAGCAGGGACACAACTTACCAGACAGTGTAGTTGATGGAAAACAGCGACGAGATATATGTGTTTAGAAGATTCTTTCCATGCGCCGTTTGACTCGTGCAGTTGCAAAGCGCTCACTTCCTGGTCAGTAAGACCCACGAGACCTTCACCAGCTAGATACAAATTTGTTTAGTCCGATGTGCAGAAAGACCAAGGTTCACCAAAACGTGGAAAGAGCGATGCCCAAGCGTCGTGTGCGATAGTGAGATTCTCGTTAAAAAAATCGTCGTCATAATCCCAATAGATCCTTGTCACAGTCTTCGCAGCTCGTTCGCCGGTCGCACCGTTGACTGAAATCATATCAGATCTGTCTAGCAAGTCGGGTGTCCTTCTTCTACAAGGGGTGGGTTGCTTACGGAAATAATTTAAAGAGGTAGGTGTTCTTGAAGTCGAGGGTGTGCCGGAAGCACTGCCTGATCTCAACCAGATGTATAAGGTGATTACATTTTAGAGCGTTGCGAACGAGACAAAAATTGCTCCAGCTATCATCTTCGTATATCGTATTCGTGACTATGCTTCATCTTCTGGTTTGTCCAAGAAGCCTTGCGTTTCGGGGAAAATCTCCCCTGCTGGTGAAGCTGGGATGTGGCCATACTCATCTCGCTTCATGTTCGCTTTTTAGATTTGGACGGAAAGTAGACGACACCAAGGGCGGTCGCTTTGCTGGAAAGAGAGCTTTGAGGTGTGCAAAAAGACAATTTGGCACCATCACCCTTAGACGATCGGCTTTTCATTCACCTTAAGGACAAGCTATCATGCAAGAATGTTCTTACCAAGATAGGTAAGCGTTGATCAGCCGTCGATAAGCTGGTGCTGTACCTATCGTTGTGGCCGGCCTCGCATTGTTGATGGCTAGCACATACGCGAAATACAGTGCTGATACTGGATGCTTAATGTCAGCCCAGATATAATATCAGACGAAGGGTTCGCGTTGACAGACACCACTCACAGTTTCCGACCGAGGCAATCCAGCGCAATCTAGTGGTATACCGGAGTACTATACGACGTACCTGAAATCTTCACACAAATCTTCACTCGCAGACATTGCCGTTTACTCCCTTGCTCAGGCAGAAAATAAGAATGTTGGCTGTCCATTCGATCCAAAGCCCTCCAAGCCGGCCTATTCGAAGCTCGGTACTACCACGCGCATATCTGGATGGCGACAAGCTCCCCGCATCTCCTCCTCCAGAGCGCAAGGAAGTGCAGCACTCTCGAGAACCCGAAAATGGGCGGTTGACTTCTTTGACTACTACCAATGTAGGAGAGAGGAACTGCGCTCCAAAGCTATGGAAGAACCTATCAACTTTCGCGGTTTCAGCGCTCCAAAGCCCCTGGTACACCGCGATGCTGCGTCTCCAGAGCACGCTCATTCATGCCTCAGTTGATTCCTTCAACCGCCGCATAGATTATCGTTATGTTATTGTCCCTATGACTACAGGCAGTATCAGCTCGCCTATGGGCCTTGGCTCTGACTCGCAGCCGGTCTCCATCGAGCTTGCTGGAACGAAAACTTATCTTGCGGCTTCCTAACAGTTCACACTCGAATAGACGCTGCGACTAGTAGATGGTCTGTCTGGAGCATATTATTTGGGTGCTTCGTGTCGAGGGGAGGATCCTGATGCGACGCATCTGAACCAATTCGTCCGTGTAGAGTGTGAACTCTTAGGCGGACTGACAGATGGCATGCGTGTCGCAAACGAATACATCATCGCACTTGTTCAGGCGTTCAAAGACAACTATCGGGTCGAAGTCGAAAGATTTGCTGGGACTGCGAAACATCTCGACGACATGCTTAACCTGTACGAAGCACATGAAAACGCCTTCCCCATTATCACATTGGACGATGCTCTCGCGCTGCCGGAGATGACTTGAGATATGTGGTATTATGCGGCAGAGGGACAGCCTCAATACGGGCGATGCCTGTCGCGGCTCGGAGAACAAATGCTGATTGCGAAATTCGGGGGTGCTGTCTGGCTTATTGAGATGGACCACATGAGTGTTCCTTTCTATCAAGCATATGCAGAAAACGACCGCAAAGCGCGTTACGGGGATCTGTTACTCGGCATGGGCGAGGTCGTTGGTTGCAGGACTCGTCATGTTACAGCCGAGCAAGCTTTAGGAGCATTAGCACGACACGAGGTTGACCCAGCAGAATACGGCTGGTACGTTGAGATGCGCAGGGTAACACAGCTTCTGACCACTGGGTGGGGCATCGGATCCGAGCGGTTTCTAGCATGGGTGCTGCAACACAATGATATTCGAGACATTCAGCTATTGCCCCGTCTCAAAGGCATGCTATGTGCTCCATGAAGAACTCATGGTGGATCTAGATTATTAGGGTATGATAAAGAGTTGAGAAATGAAGAAGTAGGGCTATGGAGTTAAACCCTAATAGAATGAGAAAAGGGATCAGTTTGCATTCAAGTTTTGTCAAGTCAGGTCCACTGTGATACTGCCGGTAGTATGAGATAAGAGAAAATCTATCCAGAGAACACTCAGGGCAAGCCACGGTGCGTGGCTTGGAACATGAAGTAAAACTATGTTAAGCGAATATGAGGAGGCTTTTTTTACTAGACTTTGCTGACCCTGCTGACGGCCTCATGGAACGGGGGGCCTGGAAAATTATCCCATCGAAGCAGAAGCGCTACAGTAAGAATACAGCGCAGGGCGACTTGCATCTTAAGCGCCCGAACACGTCTCCGTCACCGTTTTTCCCGGCAACCATGGCTCTACCAATCTCTCTGCGTTCGAAACCTTTACCAATCATTCACATCAATGGCTTTCCTGGGACCGGAAAGTTAACCATTGCACGAGAAGTCGTCAAAATTCTACAGGACCACTTTGCAGCCTCTAAACCAGGAGAACAGGTCAAGCTCGTGCATAATCATCTAATGATCAATCCCGCCGATGCCGTCTTGCACAGAACGCAACCAGGCTACCAAAGACTTCGCAAAGCACTACGGGACGCTGTATTCTCTACGCTGAAGAGCGAAGCCGCCACATTCACTACGGCCTACGTGTTTACCGACTGGCAGAGCGGTGATGACGTTGGCGCGGAAGTGTGCAAGGATTTCCAGTCCGTGGCGCATGAGCGAGGGTGTGACTTCATCCCCATTATCATTACCTGTGACCAGACGGAAAATATCGCTCAACTGCGCAATAGCGATAGAGGATTTTGACACAAGGTCACCGACGCTGAGCTCCTGATACAATTTCGAGAGCAATCATACCCACCGCCGGTCTATCAGTTTGAGCAGGTGGAAACGCGCTTGGAACTCGACGTCAGAGGCGGAGGTTGCACCATATGCTGTCGACTAATGGCTAGAACACCCTGCTGCTCATTTTTCCAACTCAGCTGATATGAAAGTTGCAGCTAGACACTTCTTCTCGCTGTTTAAAGAGCGGCACATTACTCTCTTAGAGCATACATCGCTACTATCATTTCAACCTTGCACTTACTACTCATATATTAGCATTACGCTAGGTATCCTAGACTATTAAACTTAAACACGTTTCGAGCACGACTATCAGCTAGTTCACCTGGTAAGGTGTCACACTTATTATACAGGTCTTAGCTCGTTGAGAACAACTATCTTGATTTTATTTTAATTTACCTGTGATTCACTGCCACATATACTGGCGGCTGAAAGGACACAGACCTGCTACAGGACTCCCGTCAAGGGCCACTACGTGTACATTCAATGCATCCCAATAGAAAAAAATCTCATATCAGCGTCTCTTCCTACAAACTCTCACGAAGAAGAGCGGACTCCACAATGGAAGAATCCTGGGATGAACCCATCTCAGGCGGATTGCGTCCAAGATTGGATTGACAAGACACTCGATAGACAACAAGGATAACCCTAACCCAAGCTACACCCAAGGGCTCTGTAGCCCCAACAATAACCTGACCTAGCTCTAAGCCAGTTTACTAGCGCAGGTGGACCCTGATCTCCGCCGGTCCGGAAAAACCTCTAGGTTTAGGTAGTTGTGCAGGATGACCCGTAACAGACACCTTCCAAATTAGGTTAGCGCGATAAATGCACGCGTCCTGGCCAGGTGGTCCTGCAGGGTCGTTGAGGCCGTTTCTTGGTCGTCAACGCTGTGACCATCCTGGACTAGCACGTTTCAGGGCGTGTATATATCGATGTCTCCTAGCTAGCAAACAACTCAGTGCAGTTCTCTATTCTCTTCTACAGCGGCTGATTATGCCGCCAAATTCATTGTTGCTAGCAAATAGCTTCACGCCCTGCTCTATCTACGATATCTGTGGCGGATCAGACATCTACCATGGAACACAACGCATTCGACAGCCTTGTCAGACAGAATGAGAATACCCTCATGGCTCCTTGCATACACACCTCAACTACGACTGGAAACTCAGATGCTCTTTGGACTTACGATCTTCCTGAGACCTTTCTCATTTCTGGTCTACCATGTGCTTTAAACTCCTCTGCAGCACCTTACTGTGTATGCGAAGGCATGCATCTGCCATGTGACAACACATTCCAAGCTTCCGGCATGCCAGAAATAGCCCTTGGATCCAACAGTCCTTGTCTGTTTTCTGAACCTGGCATGGCTTTCCAATCTTCTATCCAGCGTGGTCAGAAGGCTATACCGACCCAGATGCTAATCCAAAACTCCCTCACACAGTCATCCAGCCATGCGATCCCGGTCCATCTACTCTTACTATTCCTGACCTCAACGTTGGCGAGATCTGCGAAAGCACCTCTTTGTTTACGGACTATCTGGACCAAGCCAGCTTTGAAATAGCTTCGGCCAGTATTGAGTCATCCGTTTCGTTGGACGGGAAAGTCCTCAACGACGAGATCTTCGGGTTGCAGGACCAAGCGATGGATGTGCATGCATTACAGGATACTCAGAAAACTGCAACCACCCCCCTCCAGCCTGACGGCTGGCTACCAGAGGACCTTGAACATATCGGCTTTCAAGACTCTTTAGGGAATTGGTGTTGCAGGCACGGGGACTGCGCAAACGATAGGACCTTTATGCGGGCGTGCGATCTACAGAAGCACTATCGGTCCCACCTGAAGTACTTTTTCTGCAATAGCGAGTCTTGTCCCTTGGCTCTAACAGGCTTTTTAACAAGAAAAGATTTGCAGCGGCATATGCGATCGCACAATCCGGACATTACTTGCCCCGAGCCAGGATGTAGAAGGAAGTTTGGAAGAGTTGATAATATGAGACCACATCATGTCAAAATGCACCAGAGTGCTAAAAACAGTATTTTCCCACCAGCATGTCGAACACAAGGAGTTCCTCTAAATCTTAAGCACAAAGTCCAAGACCAGTAGCCATGCATCCTGCATTACTTGTAAAGAACGGAGCAGGACGTGGATCTTTTATCGGGTCCCCGAGCGGTGTGTTCGAGTGAAACACAGTTGCTAGTAGGCCCTTCCCAGATACTGCCTCAAACTTGAGTCTCAGCGAAGTGGGATTCTTGTTGTGTTTCACGATCAATCTCTGGAGGCTTTCCTATATGAGTGTGACAAGGTTGAGGAATGCTTCTGGTGGCAAAGAAGAGAAGTCTGTTCTGGAGGCTGTGTCCGTTGGAACGAGGTCTATTCGCGCCAGTATATCTTTCTCTTCCGGCGTAATGCTTAAAACCACACCAAAAGTCTCGTCTAGTCGATTTGTGACAACAGTGCCTCTCTCGGTATCGGATGGTGCTGTTGCTGGCCCTGCTGAGCTGCTAATGAAGGGTGGAGATGAAGTGAAACTATAGATCTGAACCTCAGTCGGAGTGTTCAGAACTAGTCCGCAGCTTCCTGCTCCGGAATACTGCTTCAAAACATTGACAGCGGTACGCAATGTCGAGAACGCGCGCAGAAATGGTTCCAATTCCAAAGCTGCCAGGGTTTGCTTCAGCTTAGCATTGAGTTGATGAGGCATTGTAGGGTATTTCGCTAGGCCGATAGTGAGGGATTGGTCTGCAAAAATGTTGCGGTATCAATTGGGTGTCAATCGGACCGTCTACCCACGGCAGACGGCCCTAGCTTAGTTGGTCTCGGGACAGGTATATATTGCACTCTCCTAGCTAGACAGCAATATAGCGCAGTCTTTCCATTGTTCCCTACAGCGGCTAGTTACGCCGCCACAAAAAAAAAACATGATGAGTCAGGAGTGGGATAGTCGACCTTATGACTCCTGCTCTTGTTTGCGATCGTGACCCTGCAGACGCTACCGCAAAGATCATACTATTGCAATGGATCGATACGTCGCCTTCTTTGTCGACTGCGATGACGCCACAAGAAGAGGTGGGAAACAATTGGGCTGATCTAAGGACAGACATCTTGATAGCATCGCTCAGACAGGCCTGTTTTCACATGTTCGAGACAACTCTAGACGCGACTGTGGCCTTCAGAATGGCTTCACCACTTCCGCTGCTACGTTCTGCGTAAGCAGTTGTCACCAATTAGGTAATAGAAGAGGGGACATACCACACGATCGCCACCTTATCGTCAGCATAGATACCGGCACCGAGGATAGCCGTGTCTCTTACTCTATCAACACTCTTGAACATAGTACCACCGGTGGAGTCGGTCGCTGCAAGGTTCCCGTAGATGTCCAGAGCTGTTGCACCAACCGTCCCATGGCCTTCAGCGATCTCGCCGATCTTGGTCACATTTGCGTCCCAATAACCCTTGCGCTTCAAAATAGTGAAATAATAATTCGCTTCGAAACAAACGCCCATTTGAGAAACTGAGAACGATCTGGAACCATTAGCAGTTTCGAGATATTCATTTTCTCGTAGTCTGATGAGACAGCTAGCTTGATACTGGTTTCGCGGAAAGAAATATGTTGCATTACAACGAATCACACTGCTTTCTGTCGTTGTGTTGCTGGCTTTGTAGTCTTATTTACAACACTATTTGATCGTTCTTTTTCTCTATTGATTAGTTAATGACTTTTAACGTCGACAATCTTTGATAAGTGTATGGTCACACATGAAGATAAACGGTGGAGTCAGGGTGGACCCCTCCCTATCATGACCAGTTCATCATTGCAGTGCACCAAGCGGCGTTCTCAAGCATAGAACCCTTCGTCAGTGAAAAGGCTTCCACATATATGCAAATCCACAAGATGTATCACAGCTGCGTGCCTCGCAGATGACGCATGTATCATTGGTATTGCATAATTTTTGGGATTCGTGATCTGTAGCGAAACTGCGGAGAGATCCTCGAGAATTGCTGTAGTACTGCAAACGTCTTTTGGGACAAAACTCCTGATTTGGTTCTTCGGTAGCAATAGAAATGCGTCGAATGATGGGCAGTCATTGGGTCCAAAGGAGAGCATTTAACCACAGTCTTGACTGATGTTGTGCCCACTGCTGGCAAAAACCAACACCTCGTGCTGATGTTCTGCCTAGGATGATGATAAGTACACTGTGTCGCCAAATCTCCTCACAAAAACCCACATTGATATGTCCTTCAAAGCCGTTGGATGTGTAAGAACTTGTTGAATGATCCTATTACGAACATATTCTAAATTGTGGCGTGCCTGGTAAAAGGCTCATTTAGCCTAGCTGTATAGATACATGATGCTAGGTATGTAACCTCCACACATTGGCTCGTGAAGCTCAGGCAGTAGACGTCGCGAGGGCAAGCAAAGCCTCGTAATTGGGGGTGCCGAGACCTGTTGCAGGATCCCACCCAGTAA of the Ascochyta rabiei chromosome 20, complete sequence genome contains:
- a CDS encoding Beta-aspartyl-peptidase; its protein translation is MGVCFEANYYFTILKRKGYWDANVTKIGEIAEGHGTVGATALDIYGNLAATDSTGGTMFKSVDRVRDTAILGAGIYADDKVAIVCSGSGEAILKATVASRVVSNM